One Phycisphaerae bacterium RAS2 DNA window includes the following coding sequences:
- the mmgC_2 gene encoding Acyl-CoA dehydrogenase, whose product MAAPSMTAASVETPNPYDYYNIRGLLSEDEIAIQDAVARFVDERVLPVIPQAFEDHRFPKELIPEIASMGLLGCNIEGYDCAGLNNVCYGLVCQELERGDSGVRSFVSVQGSLCMYPIFAYGSEEQRQKYLPRMAKGECIGCFGLTEPDGGSDPGTMKTRAVKKGGDWVLNGAKMWITNGTIADIAIVWASTDEGVRGFIIEKGTPGYTARDILRKFSLRASVTSELFFDNVKVPASQMLPNVVGLKGPLGCLTQARYGITWGGIGAAIACFKEALEFAKIRVVFGRPIAHTQTIQRRLAEMSRRITLAQLLSLQLGRLKDAGTMHHSQVSMAKWNNVRMALDIARDARDILGAGGISIECSPIRHMLNLESVITYEGTETIHELVVGRELTGHAAF is encoded by the coding sequence ATGGCCGCACCGAGCATGACCGCCGCCAGCGTTGAGACGCCCAATCCGTACGATTACTACAACATCCGGGGCCTGCTCTCCGAGGATGAGATCGCCATTCAGGACGCGGTCGCGCGGTTCGTCGATGAGCGCGTGCTGCCGGTCATTCCGCAGGCGTTTGAGGATCACCGCTTCCCGAAGGAACTCATTCCCGAGATCGCCTCGATGGGCCTGCTCGGCTGCAACATCGAAGGCTACGACTGCGCCGGCCTGAACAACGTCTGCTACGGCCTCGTCTGCCAGGAGCTGGAGCGCGGCGACAGCGGCGTGCGCAGCTTTGTCTCGGTGCAGGGCAGCCTGTGTATGTATCCCATCTTCGCCTACGGCAGCGAGGAACAAAGACAAAAGTATTTGCCTCGCATGGCCAAAGGCGAGTGCATCGGCTGCTTCGGCCTGACCGAGCCGGACGGTGGCAGCGACCCCGGCACGATGAAGACGCGCGCAGTGAAAAAGGGCGGCGACTGGGTTCTTAATGGCGCCAAGATGTGGATCACCAACGGCACCATTGCCGACATCGCCATCGTCTGGGCCAGCACCGATGAAGGCGTGCGCGGATTTATTATTGAGAAAGGCACGCCGGGCTACACCGCGCGCGACATTCTGCGAAAGTTCTCACTCCGCGCCAGCGTCACGAGCGAACTGTTCTTCGACAACGTGAAGGTGCCCGCCTCGCAGATGCTGCCGAACGTCGTAGGGCTGAAGGGGCCGCTGGGCTGCCTCACGCAGGCGCGTTACGGCATCACCTGGGGCGGCATCGGGGCGGCCATCGCGTGTTTCAAGGAGGCGCTGGAGTTCGCGAAGATCCGCGTCGTGTTCGGACGGCCGATCGCGCACACGCAGACGATTCAGCGGCGGCTGGCGGAGATGAGCCGGCGAATCACGCTCGCACAGTTGCTGTCGCTGCAACTGGGTCGGCTCAAAGACGCCGGCACGATGCACCACAGCCAGGTGAGCATGGCGAAGTGGAACAACGTGCGCATGGCCCTGGACATCGCCCGCGACGCGCGCGACATCCTCGGCGCAGGCGGCATCAGCATCGAGTGCAGCCCGATCCGGCACATGCTGAATCTTGAATCGGTGATTACTTATGAAGGCACCGAGACGATCCATGAATTGGTTGTCGGCCGGGAACTGACGGGCCACGCGGCGTTCTAG
- the xcpT_4 gene encoding Type II secretion system protein G precursor, which produces MPSLRPLKVRRSRGGFTLIELLVSVAIISLLIAILLPSLGAARTKGRRTACSSNLRQLAIGMRSYLDSNGDIFPYASFMPSVDAFPIGMPGGPDQPIPVGAAKPIFLADVLAPHLGGSQKAFACPDDTGQIERGAPNEGKSYFSTEKSSYEYRFRLGGISIAESIKRMAEFTGRTINENTLWILRDYDNFHGPGGKPGARRYVYYDTHVTDFEN; this is translated from the coding sequence ATGCCTTCTCTCCGACCATTGAAGGTTCGCCGCTCGCGCGGCGGATTTACGCTGATCGAGTTGCTCGTCAGCGTTGCGATCATCTCGCTGTTGATCGCGATTTTGTTGCCTTCGCTCGGCGCGGCCCGCACCAAGGGCCGGCGGACTGCCTGCTCGAGCAATCTGCGACAGCTCGCCATCGGGATGCGATCGTACCTCGACTCCAACGGCGATATCTTCCCTTATGCGTCGTTCATGCCGTCGGTGGACGCGTTCCCGATCGGCATGCCGGGCGGCCCGGATCAGCCCATCCCGGTCGGGGCGGCCAAGCCGATCTTTCTCGCCGACGTGCTCGCGCCGCATTTGGGCGGATCGCAGAAGGCCTTTGCCTGCCCGGACGACACCGGCCAGATCGAGCGCGGCGCGCCCAACGAGGGCAAGTCCTACTTCTCCACCGAGAAATCCAGCTACGAATACCGATTCCGCCTCGGCGGCATCTCCATCGCCGAATCAATCAAGCGGATGGCCGAGTTCACCGGCCGCACGATCAATGAGAACACGCTCTGGATCCTGCGCGATTATGACAATTTCCACGGGCCCGGCGGCAAGCCCGGCGCTCGCCGATATGTCTACTATGACACGCACGTGACGGATTTTGAGAATTAG
- a CDS encoding Phosphatidylcholine-sterol acyltransferase precursor, which translates to MKTTKRFLGVRRCSQALTALLGLGSAVFALPGCGLVPSLPPPVPTGPFTQIVVFGDSLSDSGNLLATFSIVPQSPYVDGRLSNGPVWVERIAGRFGLTARPSFRGGTNFAYGAANSGLGQGQSYGLPLGPNVRQQITLYHGQPLGTELFVVWGGAKDLFDVLNGECTDTPEAIAENIALAVAAIYDRGGRWFLVLNLPDLGLVPRYRDGARQQRATELSLGVNAALAARLDDLETRPDIRIWRPDIAAMFEEMIASPPEGVTNVTDPAWTGGYFGFSEGDVLAASPDEYIFWDDVHPTRIGHQILADRAIAMIEANLPTAAPPANSPGFTLNLLPPETEFWLMYFAAFATPDESEACRY; encoded by the coding sequence ATGAAGACAACGAAACGATTCTTGGGCGTCCGCCGGTGCAGCCAGGCGCTAACTGCTTTGCTCGGGCTTGGCTCGGCGGTTTTCGCGCTCCCCGGCTGCGGTTTGGTTCCATCGCTTCCGCCCCCCGTGCCCACCGGGCCGTTCACGCAGATCGTCGTCTTCGGCGACAGTTTGTCCGACTCGGGGAACCTGCTGGCGACATTCAGCATCGTGCCGCAGTCGCCGTATGTTGACGGCCGTCTATCAAACGGGCCGGTCTGGGTCGAGCGGATCGCGGGGCGCTTCGGTCTGACTGCGCGGCCCAGCTTCCGCGGCGGGACTAACTTCGCCTACGGCGCGGCCAACTCCGGCCTTGGGCAGGGCCAATCGTACGGCCTGCCGCTAGGTCCGAACGTGCGGCAACAGATCACGCTTTACCACGGCCAGCCGCTCGGCACCGAGTTGTTCGTCGTCTGGGGCGGGGCGAAGGACTTGTTTGACGTTCTGAACGGTGAATGCACCGACACGCCGGAGGCCATTGCCGAAAACATCGCCCTCGCCGTTGCGGCGATTTATGACCGCGGCGGGCGCTGGTTTCTCGTGCTCAACCTGCCCGATCTCGGATTGGTCCCGCGCTATCGCGACGGTGCGCGGCAGCAGCGCGCGACGGAGTTGTCTCTCGGTGTGAACGCGGCGCTGGCTGCACGGCTGGACGATCTCGAAACGCGGCCCGACATACGAATCTGGCGGCCGGACATCGCCGCGATGTTTGAGGAGATGATCGCGTCGCCGCCCGAGGGTGTCACAAACGTGACCGATCCCGCATGGACTGGCGGCTATTTCGGATTCTCCGAGGGCGACGTGCTGGCCGCCAGCCCGGATGAATACATCTTCTGGGACGACGTCCACCCGACACGAATCGGGCACCAGATCCTTGCGGATCGGGCGATTGCGATGATCGAAGCGAACCTGCCGACTGCCGCGCCGCCTGCCAACTCGCCCGGCTTCACGCTGAACCTGCTGCCACCGGAAACGGAGTTCTGGTTGATGTATTTCGCGGCCTTCGCGACGCCCGATGAAAGCGAAGCGTGTCGGTATTGA